The Maylandia zebra isolate NMK-2024a linkage group LG7, Mzebra_GT3a, whole genome shotgun sequence genome contains a region encoding:
- the ufc1 gene encoding ubiquitin-fold modifier-conjugating enzyme 1 translates to MADEATRKAVSQIPLLKTHAGPRDRALWPQRLKEEYQALIRFVEQNKAADNDWFRLESNADGTRWTGTCWYIHELLRYEFRLEFDIPVTYPDTAPEVAVPELDGKTAKMYRGGKICLTEHFAPLWARNAPRFGLAHLMALGLGPWLAVEIPDLISKGIVVHKEGQAEPAAE, encoded by the coding sequence ATGGCGGACGAGGCCACGCGCAAGGCCGTTTCGCAGATCCCGCTGCTGAAGACGCACGCGGGGCCGCGAGACCGCGCGCTGTGGCCGCAGCGGCTGAAGGAGGAGTACCAGGCGCTGATCCGCTTCGTGGAGCAGAACAAGGCGGCCGACAACGACTGGTTCCGCCTCGAATCCAACGCTGACGGCACGCGCTGGACTGGCACGTGCTGGTACATCCACGAGCTGCTGCGCTACGAGTTCCGGCTAGAGTTTGATATCCCTGTGACGTACCCGGACACCGCGCCTGAGGTGGCAGTTCCGGAGCTGGACGGGAAGACCGCCAAAATGTACCGCGGCGGGAAAATCTGCCTCACCGAACACTTTGCGCCGCTCTGGGCCCGGAACGCGCCGCGGTTCGGGCTCGCGCACCTCATGGCGCTCGGACTCGGACCGTGGCTCGCCGTGGAGATTCCGGACCTTATCAGCAAGGGCATCGTAGTCCACAAGGAGGGGCAGGCCGAACCGGCGGCGGAGTGA